From the genome of Spirosomataceae bacterium TFI 002, one region includes:
- a CDS encoding putative ABC transport system permease protein codes for MLKNYFKIAWRTIIKDKSFTAINLLGLASGLAITLMIVQYVRFELSYEDVYPKADQIVRVTTDIYNGESLISQDCETYPPMAAMLKAEIPEVSNSTRAYPFGDPAVDVEINNKQYTINKVFAVDSSFFDIFDFQLLAGTKKGIMTGLREVVLTEKLAMSYFNTTNAVGKTLNVIRNKGKTLMTVVAVVPDSPANTHLKFDMLVSYPTMFSDFGERENNWSGNNTLTYLELNKNADYDKFVTGLNSFTDRLHEKDLATDEQFIGQKIGDIHLYSKKDFETEPNNDAQSVYLLLIIAFLVIISALVNYVNLTTSKALDRAKEMGMRKVVGSTQSQIKAQVFIESILINVSAGVLAIVLIITIKDIFIETAGLPTTFSIFSDSFFWLSLVVFISVSILLSAIYPAYVLSSFKPSSVLKGSFSHSKKGTLLRKSLVVFQFGITIILMVQAYAVYNQLHFLRDSDIGINTEKTIVINAPQGEGIKDQFNSFKQNLLANSKVSSVAVSSAVPGQPEYELGTTTGINLAKVDKETNYNFYLNVVDSAYFDLMEISVIAGSNFNSNTVKGINDDETNEVIVNEEALRLWGIPTAKEAIGQELNFWDTRTLIIGVVKNYNQLSPKLPQIPMIHIYSPNNWDVASIKFNSGGAQEQLETVKAEYAKVFPGKPISYFFLDTKYDQQYKADERFQRVFGALTLFAIFIACLGLFGLATFTVVKRTKEIGIRKSIGASTSNVLLLLSKDFVKTVLFSMLIGIPISYLLVNKWLENFANHMEVSWWLFALPSVLILLLVIISISGKTITTALMNPVDSLRSE; via the coding sequence ATGCTAAAAAACTATTTCAAAATCGCGTGGAGAACAATTATCAAGGATAAGTCTTTTACAGCCATAAATTTATTGGGTTTGGCTTCCGGATTGGCCATCACTTTGATGATTGTGCAGTATGTCCGTTTTGAGTTGAGTTATGAAGATGTTTATCCAAAAGCTGATCAAATAGTTAGAGTCACAACGGATATTTATAATGGTGAATCACTAATTTCTCAAGACTGCGAAACTTATCCGCCCATGGCTGCTATGCTAAAGGCAGAAATCCCTGAGGTTTCAAATAGCACAAGGGCATACCCTTTTGGTGATCCAGCCGTTGACGTTGAGATTAACAATAAACAGTACACAATCAACAAGGTTTTTGCTGTTGACTCTTCTTTCTTCGATATTTTCGATTTCCAACTTTTGGCAGGAACAAAAAAAGGAATAATGACTGGGTTGCGAGAAGTGGTTCTTACCGAGAAGCTTGCGATGAGCTACTTTAACACCACCAATGCAGTAGGAAAAACACTAAATGTAATTCGCAACAAAGGAAAAACTCTCATGACCGTTGTTGCTGTGGTGCCTGATAGTCCAGCAAATACTCATTTGAAGTTTGACATGTTAGTTTCATACCCTACCATGTTTTCAGATTTTGGCGAAAGAGAAAACAACTGGAGTGGCAACAATACCCTCACTTACCTTGAGCTTAATAAGAATGCTGATTACGACAAATTCGTTACCGGCTTAAATAGTTTTACAGATAGGCTCCACGAAAAAGACCTTGCCACAGACGAGCAGTTTATCGGTCAAAAAATTGGAGATATTCATTTGTACTCCAAAAAGGACTTTGAAACAGAACCAAACAATGATGCTCAGTCTGTTTATCTATTATTAATCATCGCTTTTCTTGTCATTATTAGTGCATTGGTAAACTATGTAAACCTCACAACCTCCAAAGCACTCGACAGGGCAAAAGAGATGGGTATGCGAAAAGTTGTAGGCTCAACCCAAAGCCAAATCAAAGCACAGGTTTTTATAGAATCCATTTTAATTAATGTTTCTGCTGGGGTATTGGCAATTGTCCTTATTATAACTATCAAAGACATATTTATAGAAACGGCAGGTCTACCAACCACTTTTAGCATTTTCTCCGATTCGTTTTTTTGGCTAAGTCTCGTAGTTTTTATTAGTGTAAGTATTTTGCTTTCGGCTATATATCCAGCTTATGTATTGTCTTCCTTTAAGCCTTCTTCGGTGTTGAAAGGAAGTTTTTCACATTCCAAAAAAGGGACTTTACTTCGTAAATCACTTGTTGTATTTCAGTTTGGAATTACCATCATTTTAATGGTACAAGCATACGCGGTTTACAACCAACTCCATTTTCTTCGAGATTCAGATATCGGTATAAATACTGAAAAAACTATTGTTATAAATGCCCCTCAAGGAGAAGGAATCAAAGATCAATTTAATTCTTTCAAACAAAATTTACTCGCAAATTCGAAAGTCTCTTCGGTTGCTGTTTCTAGTGCGGTTCCAGGTCAACCAGAATATGAGCTAGGCACAACTACAGGAATTAACTTGGCTAAAGTAGATAAGGAAACTAACTATAACTTTTACCTCAATGTGGTTGATTCTGCTTATTTCGATTTGATGGAAATAAGTGTCATTGCTGGCAGTAATTTTAATTCAAACACTGTAAAAGGTATAAATGATGATGAAACAAATGAAGTCATAGTAAACGAGGAAGCACTTCGTCTCTGGGGAATTCCAACCGCGAAAGAAGCTATAGGGCAAGAACTTAATTTTTGGGATACAAGAACCCTAATTATAGGAGTTGTAAAAAACTACAACCAATTGTCGCCTAAACTGCCTCAAATCCCAATGATTCATATTTATTCACCAAATAATTGGGATGTAGCGAGTATAAAGTTCAATTCTGGCGGTGCACAAGAACAGTTAGAAACAGTAAAAGCCGAATACGCCAAGGTCTTTCCCGGGAAGCCAATAAGTTACTTTTTCCTAGACACCAAATACGACCAACAATACAAAGCAGATGAACGCTTTCAACGGGTATTTGGAGCTTTGACATTATTTGCAATTTTCATTGCCTGTCTTGGTTTGTTTGGACTTGCAACTTTCACTGTTGTAAAGCGAACAAAAGAAATTGGAATAAGAAAGAGTATTGGTGCAAGCACCTCCAATGTATTGCTATTGCTTTCAAAAGACTTTGTTAAAACAGTCCTATTCTCTATGCTCATAGGCATACCTATCTCCTATTTATTGGTCAATAAGTGGTTAGAGAATTTTGCCAACCACATGGAAGTTAGTTGGTGGCTATTTGCATTACCATCTGTATTGATTCTGCTTTTGGTAATCATTTCAATTAGTGGAAAAACAATAACAACTGCTTTGATGAATCCAGTGGATAGTTTGAGGAGTGAGTAA
- a CDS encoding duplicated orphan permease produces MLKNYFKIAIRSLKKNKTYGFINVIGLTLSIASGILLFTFINFHLDFDSFHSDSDRIYRIVTEQKRDVISYQASVPPALGIVVRENFDFDENIARTVKFSDSQITYADNKKIIEEAGIYYAESDFFNIFNFPFLEGSLTKEFEEPNKAFLTESIAKKYFGEASAAIGQTLKIDNNELVTVIAILKDVPENSFLENDIFVSYASLKKNENWYVAADSWSGISSSLQCFAKLKPGVNPEQLEQSMAPFPAKYRPESSNVHTYKMQPINDWHFNANYNGPMPKRTLWILGIIGLFLLISACLNFINLATAQVMNRLKEVGVRKSLGSRKSQLFGQFLTETAIIALCATIIALGLAVLMLPQLNQLFETSISTEQMLNFNLVAFVFAVFAFATFISGTYPGILLSKFQPIAALKGKLSNVNVAGLNLRKALIVTQFMISQVLIIGMLVIVKQMRFNQQKDLGFNKEALVMLPIPVGQNAEDKRAFKERLLSQSSILNSTICFTPPASNSNWGASVQFKGKDEQEDFRMNVKGGDEDYLKTFGLELVAGRNIRRSDTLNEILVNQTFLKKMNFASPDEAIGKYMEIAGENAIPIVGVIKDFHDQSMHSDISAIGIGSHQDVSFSYAVKLNPANMSDGLKAIENVWNSVYPDNVFTYEFVDESIKEFYETEQRLLSLIQLFTAIAIFIGAMGLYGLVSFMVERKTKEIGVRKVLGGSVANILWLFGKEFAALIVVSFLIAAPLAWYLSTAWLQDFTFRVPVGAELFIAALVLTVLIATVSVSFKVIRAALVNPVVSLKSE; encoded by the coding sequence ATGCTCAAGAACTATTTCAAAATTGCCATACGAAGTCTAAAAAAAAACAAAACCTATGGTTTTATAAACGTAATTGGTTTGACTCTCAGCATCGCATCTGGAATCTTGCTTTTTACCTTTATCAACTTCCATTTAGATTTTGACTCTTTTCATAGCGATTCCGACAGGATTTACCGAATTGTCACTGAACAAAAACGTGATGTCATATCCTATCAAGCTTCTGTACCACCCGCTCTAGGTATTGTTGTTAGAGAAAATTTTGATTTTGACGAAAACATAGCAAGAACAGTTAAATTTAGTGATAGCCAAATTACCTATGCCGATAATAAAAAGATTATTGAAGAAGCCGGAATCTATTACGCAGAATCTGACTTTTTCAACATCTTCAATTTCCCTTTTCTTGAAGGTTCATTAACAAAAGAGTTTGAAGAGCCCAACAAGGCATTTTTGACAGAAAGTATTGCCAAAAAATATTTTGGTGAAGCATCCGCCGCAATTGGTCAAACCCTTAAAATTGACAATAACGAGCTAGTAACTGTCATTGCAATTCTTAAAGATGTTCCAGAGAATAGTTTCTTAGAAAACGACATTTTCGTATCATATGCTTCTTTAAAAAAGAATGAAAATTGGTATGTAGCAGCTGATTCATGGAGCGGAATTTCTTCTAGCCTTCAGTGCTTCGCAAAACTTAAACCAGGTGTAAATCCAGAGCAATTAGAGCAGTCCATGGCACCCTTCCCAGCCAAATACAGACCAGAAAGCTCCAATGTTCACACCTATAAAATGCAGCCAATCAATGACTGGCATTTTAATGCAAACTACAATGGCCCAATGCCCAAAAGAACACTTTGGATATTAGGTATAATTGGTCTTTTCTTATTGATATCTGCTTGCTTAAACTTTATCAACTTAGCTACAGCACAGGTTATGAATCGGCTTAAAGAAGTGGGTGTTCGTAAATCTTTGGGAAGTCGTAAAAGCCAACTTTTTGGCCAATTCTTAACCGAAACTGCTATAATAGCTCTATGTGCTACAATTATAGCTCTTGGACTTGCGGTTTTAATGTTACCGCAACTCAATCAGCTTTTTGAAACCAGTATTAGCACGGAGCAAATGCTTAATTTTAATCTAGTTGCTTTTGTTTTTGCAGTGTTCGCATTTGCAACTTTTATATCTGGAACATATCCTGGAATTTTACTTAGTAAGTTTCAACCTATAGCAGCTCTTAAAGGAAAACTGAGCAATGTGAATGTTGCTGGACTAAATCTGAGAAAAGCATTGATTGTAACGCAGTTTATGATATCGCAGGTCCTAATTATTGGCATGCTGGTGATCGTGAAACAAATGCGTTTTAATCAACAAAAAGACCTTGGTTTTAACAAAGAAGCCCTAGTCATGCTACCAATCCCTGTTGGTCAAAATGCAGAGGACAAAAGAGCTTTCAAAGAAAGGTTGCTAAGTCAATCTTCTATTCTTAACAGTACTATTTGCTTTACCCCTCCAGCTTCCAATAGCAATTGGGGAGCAAGTGTTCAATTCAAAGGAAAAGATGAGCAGGAAGACTTCCGCATGAATGTAAAAGGGGGTGATGAGGATTATTTAAAAACCTTTGGCCTAGAGCTAGTGGCTGGCCGTAACATCAGACGCTCCGACACGCTAAATGAAATATTAGTAAATCAAACTTTCCTTAAGAAAATGAACTTCGCTTCTCCTGATGAGGCAATAGGAAAGTACATGGAAATTGCAGGGGAAAATGCAATTCCAATTGTGGGTGTGATTAAAGATTTCCACGACCAAAGTATGCATAGCGACATATCTGCCATAGGAATAGGCTCTCATCAAGATGTGTCATTCTCATACGCTGTAAAACTAAATCCAGCGAATATGAGTGATGGATTAAAGGCTATTGAAAATGTTTGGAATTCGGTTTATCCCGACAATGTTTTCACATACGAATTTGTAGATGAAAGCATCAAAGAATTTTACGAAACAGAACAACGCTTACTTTCATTGATCCAGCTCTTTACAGCTATTGCAATTTTTATTGGAGCTATGGGATTATACGGTCTAGTGTCCTTCATGGTGGAGCGAAAAACCAAAGAAATAGGAGTCAGAAAAGTACTTGGCGGTTCAGTTGCAAACATTTTATGGCTATTTGGAAAGGAGTTCGCAGCTTTAATAGTCGTATCTTTTTTAATAGCGGCACCATTGGCTTGGTACTTAAGTACAGCTTGGTTGCAAGACTTCACTTTCAGAGTCCCAGTAGGTGCCGAATTATTTATAGCAGCTTTAGTTTTGACGGTTTTGATTGCAACGGTTTCCGTGTCATTCAAGGTTATTAGAGCTGCTCTAGTCAATCCTGTAGTTAGTCTAAAATCAGAGTAA
- a CDS encoding Glycosyl hydrolases family 16: MPFKILFLLLLCYSSFSQNTAPISFEGKKLVWNDEFNIEGKPNPENWSFEEGFKRNNELQWYQEKNAICENGLLKITANSVKRDNPTYQEGSKDWRYSRPAITFTSASIHTRNKKQFQFGTFLIRAKLDSTLGSWPAIWTLGVEKPWPSNGEIDIMELYRVNGEATILGNMAWGTDQAYKAKWDNRKIPLTHFLEQDPDWINKFHIWRMDWTENDIKIFIDGELINEVKLSETINPDGFNPFKQPHYFLLNLAIGGNNGGEPSQETKTIKYEVDYVRVYQ, translated from the coding sequence ATGCCCTTCAAAATACTATTTCTCTTACTTCTCTGCTATTCAAGCTTTTCTCAAAATACAGCTCCCATTTCCTTTGAAGGCAAAAAGCTGGTTTGGAATGATGAATTTAACATTGAAGGAAAACCTAATCCTGAAAACTGGAGCTTTGAAGAAGGTTTTAAAAGAAACAATGAATTACAGTGGTATCAGGAAAAAAATGCTATTTGTGAAAATGGATTACTAAAAATCACTGCGAATAGCGTAAAAAGAGACAACCCAACCTATCAAGAAGGTAGCAAAGATTGGCGTTACAGTAGACCAGCAATTACTTTTACCTCGGCTAGCATCCATACTAGAAATAAAAAGCAATTCCAGTTTGGCACATTTCTTATTCGAGCAAAATTAGATAGCACCTTGGGCTCTTGGCCTGCCATTTGGACTTTAGGTGTTGAGAAGCCATGGCCTTCAAATGGCGAAATAGACATCATGGAATTATATCGCGTAAACGGCGAAGCCACCATCTTAGGCAACATGGCATGGGGAACAGACCAAGCCTATAAAGCAAAATGGGATAACCGTAAAATTCCATTGACACACTTTCTTGAACAAGACCCGGATTGGATAAACAAATTTCATATTTGGCGAATGGACTGGACAGAAAACGACATCAAAATTTTCATAGACGGTGAACTTATCAATGAGGTAAAACTATCGGAAACCATAAACCCCGACGGTTTTAATCCTTTCAAACAGCCACATTATTTCCTTTTAAACCTTGCCATTGGTGGCAATAATGGTGGTGAACCAAGTCAAGAAACCAAGACCATAAAATATGAGGTAGATTATGTGCGGGTTTATCAATAA
- a CDS encoding putative ABC transport system permease protein yields the protein MIKNNIKIAWRSLKKSPFFTFLNTFGLAIGMAGGLLIGLYIYDELNFDNTFADFERIHRVNVDIKFGGQAQEFAVSVPPMAAALKKDFSQIEESTRFRTWGSMLVRRPETNENQKEEKSSYADSNFMKFFGIKLLEGDIATALVDPNTVVLSETAAKKYFGDSSPLGKSILINNEDNFKVTGVIPDMPKNSFLRNYSVFMAMEGYEESKSQEWGSNNFNTFIKLIPSVKAADLQEPLQIIFEKYMVPWAASFMPGLNREQFEADGNYIRYSTVALSDLHLASNRVAEMNTNSDKQNIYILSFIALFLITLACVNFMNLSTAQSLKRAKEVGIRKTLGSNKLGLVRQFLTESSLISFLSLILALFIAIVALPYFNLLAGKEMVIPYSQPLFWLTIILSTLLLGLFSGSYPAFFLSRFLPVKVLKGGGQRSVGGGNIRNSLVVFQFAISVFLIISTLVVFQQLKFIQDKDLGFQKDQILIIDDVYAAGNSVVSFKEQVSKLNLVEAATLSSFLPTPSNRSDNGFELEGTGEENNTVQMQSWAVDHDYAKTLNLEMVTGRFFDKSFSTDTSGIIINETALSILGLSPEEAIGKRLSINVGVPHPTYSTIIGVVKNFHFESFKDDIGALSMHIGGYANKLTVKLKAGDFKSTIAEIEDKWEAVAPGQPFNFSFMDDSYNSTYESEQRLGSIFFTFTILSLLIACLGLFGLAAFNAEKRTKEIGVRKVMGASVSQISYRLTIDFLKLVGVAIVIALPLGWYVMNKWLEDFSYRIEIPVWIYILAAISAICISILTVSYQSINAAIVDPVKSLKSE from the coding sequence ATGATAAAGAATAATATAAAAATAGCATGGCGTAGCCTTAAAAAATCGCCTTTTTTCACCTTCCTCAATACATTTGGATTGGCCATTGGTATGGCTGGTGGTTTACTCATTGGCTTGTATATTTATGACGAACTCAACTTCGACAACACCTTTGCCGATTTTGAAAGAATTCATCGAGTAAATGTTGATATTAAGTTTGGCGGACAAGCACAGGAGTTTGCTGTTTCTGTTCCTCCCATGGCAGCTGCTTTGAAAAAAGACTTTTCTCAAATAGAAGAATCTACCAGGTTCAGAACTTGGGGAAGTATGCTGGTTAGAAGACCCGAAACCAATGAAAACCAAAAAGAAGAAAAAAGCAGTTATGCCGATTCTAATTTTATGAAATTCTTTGGCATCAAGCTTTTAGAAGGAGATATCGCAACTGCTTTGGTTGATCCTAACACTGTGGTTTTGAGTGAAACTGCTGCAAAGAAATATTTTGGAGACTCCTCCCCTCTTGGAAAAAGCATTCTCATCAATAATGAAGATAATTTTAAGGTTACAGGTGTAATTCCAGATATGCCCAAAAACTCTTTTTTACGCAACTACAGTGTTTTTATGGCAATGGAAGGCTATGAAGAATCTAAAAGTCAGGAATGGGGAAGCAATAACTTCAACACATTTATTAAGCTCATTCCATCCGTAAAAGCAGCAGATCTTCAAGAGCCTCTTCAAATTATTTTTGAAAAATACATGGTGCCATGGGCCGCTTCTTTTATGCCCGGTCTAAACCGAGAGCAATTTGAGGCGGATGGAAATTACATACGATACAGCACTGTAGCTTTATCAGACCTACATTTGGCCTCTAACAGGGTTGCAGAAATGAATACCAACTCCGACAAGCAAAATATTTATATTCTTTCATTTATTGCTTTATTCCTCATTACGCTGGCTTGTGTGAATTTCATGAATTTATCTACAGCTCAATCATTAAAAAGAGCCAAAGAAGTGGGTATTAGAAAAACGTTGGGTTCCAACAAACTTGGCTTAGTTAGACAGTTTTTGACCGAGTCTAGTCTTATCTCCTTTTTATCATTAATACTCGCATTATTTATTGCAATAGTCGCATTACCTTATTTCAATCTATTGGCAGGTAAGGAAATGGTTATTCCATATTCTCAACCTTTATTCTGGCTCACTATAATTCTATCAACTTTGCTTCTTGGACTCTTCTCAGGAAGCTATCCAGCATTCTTTTTGTCAAGGTTTTTACCAGTCAAAGTATTGAAAGGTGGTGGTCAGCGAAGTGTTGGAGGTGGTAACATAAGAAACTCTTTAGTAGTTTTTCAGTTTGCCATTTCTGTGTTTTTGATCATCAGTACCTTGGTAGTATTTCAGCAATTAAAATTCATTCAGGATAAGGATTTGGGTTTTCAAAAAGATCAAATTCTAATCATTGACGATGTATATGCAGCAGGAAATTCGGTAGTCTCTTTTAAAGAGCAAGTAAGTAAACTGAACTTAGTAGAAGCTGCAACCTTAAGTAGTTTTCTTCCTACTCCATCCAACAGAAGCGATAACGGATTTGAGCTTGAGGGCACAGGTGAAGAAAATAATACTGTTCAAATGCAAAGCTGGGCTGTAGATCACGATTATGCCAAAACACTCAATTTGGAGATGGTGACAGGACGTTTTTTTGACAAATCTTTTAGTACCGACACGAGTGGAATCATAATCAATGAAACTGCATTGTCAATTTTAGGACTAAGTCCCGAAGAAGCCATTGGAAAACGGCTTTCAATAAATGTTGGTGTTCCTCACCCTACATATTCTACAATTATTGGAGTTGTTAAAAACTTCCATTTTGAATCCTTCAAAGATGACATAGGAGCTCTCAGTATGCATATTGGTGGCTATGCAAATAAGCTAACTGTAAAGCTTAAGGCTGGTGATTTTAAAAGTACCATTGCCGAAATAGAAGATAAATGGGAAGCTGTAGCACCAGGTCAACCATTCAATTTTTCCTTCATGGATGATTCTTATAACAGTACCTACGAATCGGAACAAAGGCTAGGTAGTATCTTTTTCACTTTTACAATTTTATCATTGCTCATTGCCTGTTTAGGATTATTTGGTTTGGCAGCTTTTAATGCCGAAAAACGAACCAAAGAAATAGGAGTAAGAAAAGTTATGGGAGCAAGTGTGAGCCAAATTAGCTACAGACTTACCATAGATTTCCTTAAGTTAGTAGGTGTTGCGATTGTAATAGCTCTTCCATTGGGCTGGTATGTAATGAATAAGTGGTTGGAAGACTTTTCGTATAGAATTGAAATCCCCGTATGGATCTATATATTGGCTGCAATTTCTGCTATTTGTATTTCTATTTTGACAGTGAGTTACCAAAGTATAAACGCTGCGATTGTAGATCCTGTTAAAAGTTTGAAATCAGAATAG
- a CDS encoding ABC-type transport system, involved in lipoprotein release, permease component: MIRNYLKIAWRNLLKNKGFSIINIGGLALGMTVAILIGLWVYDEVSFDSSHEKKDRIVQVMQHMKRNGEKKTQPWNPYPMASEIRKLYSSDFEHLAQSTGSYEVLKSGSKKAFNQGSFFEEEITDILTFDFISGTKTALKEPYSIMLSERVAKSLFGNESALDKVISIDDKYDVKVTAVYSDFPENSTFKDLAYVMPWKLFQIREAEWINTMEDPWRPNFTFTYGLLAKNADLETVSAKIKDTRLRNLNERLALQEPEVFLHPMSKWHLYEKFENGVNAGGSIEYVWLFGIVGLFVLFLACINFMNLSTAQSERKAKEVGIRKAIGSKQKQLVFQYLSESVLTATFALIISIVLCFALLPSFNEIAGKQITIEWLNPIFWSILIAFTLFVGLLSGSYPALYLSSFKPVKVLKGTFKASRFVALPRKALVVVQFTVSIGLIIGTLVVFQQINFAKNRALGYSQDNLIYIRVTPQTHQNFEAIKTELKNAGHIEEMAASSTPPTYIGSTTTGIDWDGRDNSQSLEVPFFYVSEDYGKTIDWEIIQGRDFSKDFDDERKSFIVNEAAAALFNKDNVIGQMTRWDGESFEIVGVVKNMIIDSPYEQSKPMFYLVDNSGMQLFDLKLSGDKSIDKSLAGVESIFQKFDPETPFSYEFVDEAYATKFDILRRLSKLINIFATLAILISCLGLFGLASFMAKQRSKEIGVRKVLGATVANLWAMLSKDFIILICISMLIAAPLSAYFMTDWLSSFDYKTDIAWWTFAVTGFGALAITLATVSYQSIKAAIVNPVESLKSD; encoded by the coding sequence ATGATACGTAATTACCTAAAAATCGCTTGGCGAAACCTTCTTAAAAACAAAGGCTTCTCTATCATAAATATTGGTGGCTTGGCTTTAGGCATGACTGTCGCCATTTTGATAGGTTTGTGGGTTTATGATGAGGTGTCGTTTGACAGTTCGCATGAGAAGAAAGACCGTATCGTTCAGGTCATGCAGCACATGAAACGAAATGGCGAAAAGAAAACCCAGCCATGGAATCCCTACCCAATGGCCTCAGAAATCAGAAAACTATATTCTTCCGATTTTGAGCACCTCGCTCAGTCTACTGGCAGTTATGAAGTGCTAAAGTCTGGAAGTAAAAAAGCGTTCAATCAGGGTAGTTTTTTTGAAGAAGAAATAACTGACATTCTAACATTTGATTTCATAAGCGGAACAAAAACCGCATTAAAAGAACCTTACTCCATCATGCTTTCGGAGCGTGTTGCCAAGTCACTCTTTGGAAACGAAAGTGCACTGGATAAAGTCATCAGCATTGACGATAAATATGATGTAAAAGTTACCGCCGTTTATAGCGACTTTCCTGAAAACTCGACTTTTAAAGATTTGGCTTACGTGATGCCATGGAAGCTTTTTCAAATAAGAGAAGCCGAGTGGATAAATACCATGGAAGACCCATGGCGACCAAATTTTACTTTCACTTACGGTTTATTGGCCAAGAATGCTGATTTAGAAACGGTTTCTGCAAAAATCAAAGACACTAGGCTTCGTAATTTGAACGAAAGACTTGCCCTACAAGAGCCAGAAGTTTTCCTTCACCCAATGTCTAAATGGCATTTATACGAAAAATTTGAAAACGGAGTTAACGCCGGCGGGAGCATAGAGTATGTTTGGCTTTTTGGTATTGTTGGTTTATTTGTTTTGTTTTTGGCTTGCATAAACTTCATGAATTTGAGCACAGCACAGTCAGAACGAAAAGCGAAAGAAGTGGGCATCAGAAAAGCTATTGGCTCCAAGCAAAAACAATTAGTTTTTCAATATTTAAGCGAATCAGTTTTAACAGCCACTTTTGCCTTAATCATATCCATAGTTTTATGCTTTGCATTATTACCTAGCTTTAATGAAATCGCAGGAAAACAAATCACAATTGAATGGCTAAATCCTATCTTTTGGAGCATCCTGATAGCTTTTACTCTTTTTGTTGGCTTGCTATCTGGCAGTTACCCTGCTTTGTATTTATCTTCTTTTAAGCCTGTTAAGGTTTTGAAAGGGACGTTTAAGGCTAGTAGATTTGTTGCTTTACCTAGAAAAGCCTTGGTCGTAGTTCAGTTTACGGTGAGCATCGGCCTCATTATTGGTACTTTAGTGGTTTTCCAGCAAATCAATTTTGCCAAAAACCGAGCACTTGGTTATAGCCAAGACAACCTCATTTATATTAGAGTTACTCCTCAAACACATCAGAATTTTGAAGCGATAAAAACAGAATTAAAGAATGCTGGCCATATTGAAGAAATGGCAGCATCCTCCACCCCGCCTACCTACATAGGAAGTACCACCACAGGTATAGACTGGGATGGCAGAGATAATTCTCAAAGTTTAGAAGTTCCTTTCTTTTACGTTTCTGAAGATTATGGAAAAACTATCGATTGGGAAATAATTCAGGGCCGCGATTTCTCCAAAGATTTTGACGATGAAAGAAAATCTTTTATTGTCAATGAAGCCGCAGCAGCACTTTTCAACAAAGACAATGTCATCGGTCAAATGACCCGTTGGGACGGTGAATCGTTTGAGATTGTAGGTGTGGTAAAAAACATGATAATTGACTCTCCCTACGAGCAATCAAAACCAATGTTTTACTTGGTAGACAACTCGGGGATGCAGCTTTTTGACCTAAAACTATCTGGTGATAAAAGTATTGACAAGTCTTTAGCTGGAGTAGAAAGTATTTTCCAAAAATTTGATCCAGAAACTCCCTTTAGCTATGAATTTGTGGATGAAGCATATGCGACCAAGTTTGATATCCTAAGAAGGTTGAGTAAGCTTATCAATATTTTCGCAACACTGGCTATTCTTATTAGCTGTTTGGGACTTTTTGGTTTAGCGAGTTTTATGGCTAAACAAAGATCAAAAGAGATTGGTGTAAGAAAAGTGTTGGGGGCGACTGTTGCCAACTTATGGGCTATGCTTTCAAAAGATTTCATCATTCTAATATGCATTTCTATGCTTATTGCGGCTCCGCTTTCAGCATATTTTATGACTGATTGGCTTAGCTCTTTTGATTATAAAACAGACATCGCTTGGTGGACATTTGCTGTAACAGGTTTTGGAGCACTTGCTATAACATTAGCCACAGTTAGTTATCAAAGTATTAAGGCAGCGATAGTAAATCCTGTAGAGAGCTTAAAAAGTGACTAA